The Vespula vulgaris chromosome 22, iyVesVulg1.1, whole genome shotgun sequence genome window below encodes:
- the LOC127071625 gene encoding pyridoxine/pyridoxamine 5'-phosphate oxidase-like isoform X2, with protein sequence METKISEEFSDLARIDGVVDDPVDLFRSWHEESRKYLQKMPDICCLATTSIDNKIAARNVVLREFDNDGFVIVTDQRSRKASELDSVPRAAMCFVWCYIDNKGQNIARQVRVEGAIKKLESIDFKHLYDREPLYCKIRSHLCYQDRLVDWDNLKRRHDEILKEYQRGENTLPMPNHFIGYKLLPTMIEFYYARDDLIGDRVQYNKNDSTEGWQHRRLAA encoded by the exons ATG GAAACGAAGATCAGTGAAGAATTTTCGGATTTAGCAAGGATCGATGGTGTCGTCGATGATCCTGTGGATCTTTTCAGATCATGGCATGAAGAATCAAGaaagtatttacaaaaaatgcCGGACATTTGTTGCCTGGCGACAACCTCGAT aGACAATAAAATTGCGGCAAGAAATGTAGTGCTTAGAGAATTTGATAACGATGGTTTCGTAATAGTAACTGATCAACGTAGTAGAAAAGCGTCAGAGTTg gATAGTGTACCACGAGCTGCCATGTGTTTTGTATGGTGTTACATAGATAATAAAGGACAAAACATTGCTAGACAG GTACGAGTTGAGGgtgcaataaaaaaattagaatcgaTAGACTTTAAACATCTTTACGACAGAGAGCCACTTTACTGCAAAATTCGATCTCATTTGTGTTATCAAGATCGATTAGTTGATTGGGACAATTTGAAACGGCGACACGATGAAATTTTAAAGGAGTATCAGAGAGGCGAAAATACTCTGCCAATGCCGAATCATTT CATCGGATATAAATTGTTACCGACGatgatagaattttattacgCGAGGGACGATCTTATCGGTGATAGAGTGCAATACAACAAAAACGATTCGACCGAAGGATGGCAACACAGAAGATTGGCcgcttaa
- the LOC127071625 gene encoding pyridoxine/pyridoxamine 5'-phosphate oxidase-like isoform X1, with protein MLLRVCVRTINYFGRTKESIHIAAYRFTKETKISEEFSDLARIDGVVDDPVDLFRSWHEESRKYLQKMPDICCLATTSIDNKIAARNVVLREFDNDGFVIVTDQRSRKASELDSVPRAAMCFVWCYIDNKGQNIARQVRVEGAIKKLESIDFKHLYDREPLYCKIRSHLCYQDRLVDWDNLKRRHDEILKEYQRGENTLPMPNHFIGYKLLPTMIEFYYARDDLIGDRVQYNKNDSTEGWQHRRLAA; from the exons ATG cTTCTAAGGGTGTGCGTAagaacaataaattattttgggAGAACAAAAGAATCAATTCATATAGCAGCATATCGTTTTACGAAGGAAACGAAGATCAGTGAAGAATTTTCGGATTTAGCAAGGATCGATGGTGTCGTCGATGATCCTGTGGATCTTTTCAGATCATGGCATGAAGAATCAAGaaagtatttacaaaaaatgcCGGACATTTGTTGCCTGGCGACAACCTCGAT aGACAATAAAATTGCGGCAAGAAATGTAGTGCTTAGAGAATTTGATAACGATGGTTTCGTAATAGTAACTGATCAACGTAGTAGAAAAGCGTCAGAGTTg gATAGTGTACCACGAGCTGCCATGTGTTTTGTATGGTGTTACATAGATAATAAAGGACAAAACATTGCTAGACAG GTACGAGTTGAGGgtgcaataaaaaaattagaatcgaTAGACTTTAAACATCTTTACGACAGAGAGCCACTTTACTGCAAAATTCGATCTCATTTGTGTTATCAAGATCGATTAGTTGATTGGGACAATTTGAAACGGCGACACGATGAAATTTTAAAGGAGTATCAGAGAGGCGAAAATACTCTGCCAATGCCGAATCATTT CATCGGATATAAATTGTTACCGACGatgatagaattttattacgCGAGGGACGATCTTATCGGTGATAGAGTGCAATACAACAAAAACGATTCGACCGAAGGATGGCAACACAGAAGATTGGCcgcttaa